The Pseudomonas bijieensis DNA window CCGCCACGGCAACCTTGGCCCCGAAACCAGCGGCAAACCGCGCCGCCCGTACACCACCGGAACCGGCGCCAATCACATACAAGTCAAAATCGTAGGCCATTTCTATCTCCTTCGGCAGTCCATCAGCATACCCGCTGTTTTCACCTGAGGCAGCGTTGCGATGGTTATGGGGGGCGGAACCTGAAAAGCCAAACGGCATCTTTCGCAGCTTGCCTTAGTGGCGAGGGAGCTTGCTCCCGCTCGGCTGCGAAGCAGTCGTAAAACCTGCTGGCGCGGTCTACCCGAAAGAACGCGTCAGTGAGTTTGGGTCGGCTTCGCCGCCCAGCGGGAGCAAGCTCCCTCGCCACGGGATCTTCAGTGCCTGCGATTTGTAGAAAAAAAACGCCCCGAACCAGTCGGGGCGTTTTTCAAGGCGCGGCGCAGGCTATCAGTAAGCCTTGCCGGTCTTGTAGAAGTTCTCGAAGCAGAAGTTGGTCGCGTCGATGTAGCCTTCGGCGCCACCGCAGTCGAAACGCTTGCCCTTGAACTTGTAGGCCATGACGCAGCCGTTCTGGGCCTGCTTCATCAGGGCGTCGGTGATCTGGATTTCACCGCCCTTGCCTGGCTCGGTCTGTTCGATCAGGTCGAAGATGTCCGGGGTCAGGATGTAGCGACCGATGATCGCCAGGTTCGACGGTGCGTCTTCAGGTTTTGGTTTTTCAACCATGCTGTGGACGCGGTAGATGTCGTCGCGGATCATTTCGCCGGCAATGACGCCGTACTTGTTGGTTTCCTGCGGATCGACTTCCTGGATCGCCACGATGGAGCAGCGGAACTGCTTGTACAGCTTGACCATCTGGGTCAGTACGCCGTCGCCTTCGAGGTTGACGCACAGGTCGTCCGCCAGGACCACGGCGAACGGTTCGTCACCGATCAGCGGGCGACCGGTCAGGATCGCGTGGCCCAGGCCTTTCATTTCGGTCTGGCGGGTGTAGGAGAACGAGCACTCATCCAGCAGTTTGCGGATGCCGACCAGGTATTTTTCCTTGTCGGTGCCCTTGATCTGGTTTTCCAGCTCGTAGCTGATGTCGAAATGGTCTTCCAGCGCGCGCTTGCCGCGGCCAGTCACGATGGAGATTTCAGTCAGGCCCGCATCGAGGGCTTCTTCGACGCCGTACTGGATCAGTGGCTTGTTCACCACCGGCAGCATTTCTTTGGGCATGGCTTTAGTCGCTGGCAGGAAGCGAGTACCGTAACCGGCTGCTGGGAACAAGCATTTCTTGATCATATAAGTCCTTGAAAAGGCGGTGTGTACGAGTTTCGGCGCAGTCTAATCAGGCGACGGGCACCTTACAATGCCCGCACTGGCCAACCGATGCCATCATAGAGAAATAAAAAACGACGGATAGTTCAATCGCCTTTCGTTTCGATGGCTGCAGCGGCCCCACTCTACGCCAGTGAGCGCTGTTTGCGAGCATTTGACGTATCATGGCGGCCTTGATCACGCCAATGAGGCAACTAGATGTCGGCAACAAGAAACGCAAACGGTTATTCGGTCAGCCAGGACAAGGACGGCCAATGGTGGATTATCAACTACCACGGTGAGCAGGTCGCCGGCCCCTTGCCCAGCAAGGCCATGGCCGTGGAAGTGGCCGCGGTTTTCCAGGACGAACGCGCCGCGCCTGCGGCGAAAGAACGCGACACCGCCCCCGCACGCAGCCCCCGCCGCAAGAAGTAAACAGACAAGCCTCAAGTAAATGACGCACGGCATTGAACGGGGCTTTGTTTATCTGTACCGGAATGGCCATTCGCTATATTCTCGCGCCTGCCCTCCCTTCCTGATGACGATTCCATGAAAACACTTTTGGCGCTGTTTGCCGTCCTGGCCTTGGCGGGCTGTGCCTCTGCCGAAAAAACCTACCTGGCAAATGGCGAGCAGGGACTGGCCATCGATTGCTCCGGCGAAGCCAATGACTGGGCCACCTGTTATGAAAAAGCCGATGCGTCCTGTGCCGGCACCGGCTACCGCATCGTCGGCACCGATGGCACACCGCAGGCCAAGGAAAGCGAAAAGACCCTGGGTGTCGACGTCGGCAACTACACCAGCCGCAGTGTCGTGGTGGTGTGCAAGTAAGAACTACATGTGGATCTCGGCGAACTTGATACCCAGGCCGCGTATGGTCTCGATCAGTTCGTCGAGGCTGCTGAAGGATTCGACTTCGTCCTGCTCATCCACCAGGAAAAAGCTGCGCCCGGCGCTTTTCTTGAAGAACACGATCCATTCGCCCGGGCTCGCCGGATTCTGGATCACATGAGTGGCAGATATAAGACCTTCTGCATGGCGCTCACGCACCTGCTCGCGCTTCATCGACTGACTCCATAAATGACAATGCCGCCAACGTTGACCGTGGCGGCATTTTTTGTCGAGGGCAACAGTTTATCCGATGCCCGGCCCGCTCGTCAGGCGCAGCCTGCGATCAGCCGGAAATGCAGGCGTTGGCCGCATCCTGCACGTCGCCCGGACGTACCGGTACGTTGGACATGCTTTCGTGCAACTTGATGCTGCTGCCACTGGAGCGCTCGTCAATGTCGAACACCGCAGCCGGCAGGGTCGACAGTTTGCCCGGGACGATCAGCCGCACACCACCATTCTTGTGCGGCTCCACTTGCAATGGACCACGGCTGCTGGCCAGTTTGTCAGAAACACACTTGGCATATTCGTGGGGTTTCTTTCCGGAAATGACGCTCATGGTGGGCGGCGTCTGGTTGATGTCCGATACCGATGCACATCCACTCATGGCCAATGCCAACACCCACACGCTGCGCTTCATATGATTCCTCCAATAAAGACCCTCCGACAGTGCAGATGCCGTTTTTCTCCGGTACCGCACCGCTTTTTTTATCCCGCTTCCTGCGATAAATGAACAAAGCCTGGAGCGCGGGCCGGATATTAACACTCGGGGCTGATAAACTGCGCATCATTGCCCTTGCTATCGTTTTGATTTGGTAGAAAAAGCCCTCTGGAGGCGCCCCATGAAATTCATTCACCAGCGCGAGCACCTGAACGAAGACGACATCGTCGTCATCGAATGCTCCCAAATGTGCAACATCCGTTTGATGAACGACGCCAACTTCCGCAGCTTCAAGAACGGCGGCCGGCACACTTATCACGGCGGCGCGTTCGACACCTTCCCGGCCAGGATCACCGCCCCTAGCACCGGTTTCTGGAACATCACCATCGACACCGTCAACCGCCGTGCAATCAGCGTCACGCGCAAGCCGAACCTGACTCACAAGATCAAAATCATCCGGCGTTCCAGCTCGAAACTGAGCTGAGCATCGCCCCTTCAAGAAAGGTAAAACCGTGGCCCAGACGACCAAATACGTCATCAAGTACAAGCTCAACGGCGAACGCCGCTTCGAATTCGCGCAACTGGAAAACGGCACCGAGGAAGAAGCCAGGGCCGCGTTGCAGAAACTGCATGGCGAAACCGACGATGTGATCAGCGAAATCGGTGTCAGCAAAGCGCTGTAACGACTCATCCCGATTGATTTCAGCTGATGGCCCCATGGCCAGTGAACGCCATGCTCTTGTGGCGAGGGAGCTTGCTCCCGCTCGGCTGCGCAGCAGTCGTAAAACCTGCTGGCGCGGTCTACCTGAAAGAATGCGTCAGTGAGTTTGGGTCGGCTTCGCCGCCCAGCGGGAGCAAGCTCCCTCGCCACAGGGAATGGCTGCGCACCGCAAGAATCGGAGTGCCCGGCAACGCAGCACTACGCAGACTGAACAGTCCTTCCCAACAGGATTGCTATCGTGCCCCCTACGCCTTCCCTGCCCCAACACCTCGCCGACCTTGACTGGCCCGCCCTGGAACAGAGCCTCGACCAGGACGGCTGTGCAATCATTCGCAACCTGCTGCTGCCAGCGCAATGCCGGCTGCTCAGTGATTTGTACGCCGAACCCGGGCTTTTTCGTTCCCGGGTGATCATGGCCCGCCATGGATTCGGGCGCGGCGAGTATCAGTATTTTCGCTATCCGCTGCCGGACCTCATCCAACAGCTGCGTCAGGCGTTGTATCCGATGCTGGTACCGCTGGCGAACCGCTGGAACGAATGCATGGGCCTTGAGGTGCGATACCCCGACGAGCACGCAGACTTTATTCAACGCTGCCATGTCGCCGGGCAGCAACGTCCTACGCCGTTGTTGCTGCAATACGGCCCCCAGGACTACAACTGCCTGCACCAGGATCTGTACGGCGAGCAGGTGTTCCCACTGCAAGTCGCGATCCTGTTGTCGGAACCGGGCCGGGACTTCAGCGGCGGTGAGTTCGTGCTGACCGAGCAACGCCCGCGCATGCAATCGCGGCCGCAGGTCATCGATCTGAAACAGGGCGATGCAGTGGTATTTGCCGTGCATCAACGGCCGGTCAAAGGCGTTCGCGGTTATTATCGGGTGAACATGCGTCATGGCGTCAGCTGCGTGCACAGCGGCAGGCGGCACACCTTGGGAATCATTTTTCATGATGCGCAGTAGTGACACACCGCTCACATTGGACCTGTTCGCCGACCAGGCGCCCACCACGCCCGGCCAGGTCGAACAGATCGGCCAACAATCCTTCGTGCTACGCGGGTTCGCCCTGCCCTGGCTGGAGCATTTGCTGCCGGCCCTGGAAAGCGTCTTGCAGGCCGCGCCGTTCCGGCAGATGGTCACGCCCGGCGGCTTTACCATGTCGGTGGCCCTGAGCAGTTGCGGCGCGCTGGGCTGGACCACCGACCGCAGCGGCTATCGCTACACCGCCCATGACCCGCAGACCGGCCAGCCCTGGCCCGAGATGCCGGCGGTGTTTCGCGAGCTGGCCCAGGCCGCCGCCCGGCAGGCACAGTTCGAGCATTTCGAGCCCGACAGCTGCCTGATCAACCGCTACGTGCCCGGCGCGCGGATGTCGCTGCATCAGGACAAGAACGAACGTTCCCTCGCCGCCCCCATCGTCTCGGTGTCCCTGGGCTTGCCAGCGGTGTTCCAGTTCGGCGGCTTCGAGCGCAGCGACAAGAGCCTGCGCATCCCGTTGCTGCACGGCGACATCGTGGTCTGGGGCGGCGTGGACCGCTTGCGTTACCACGGCGTGCTGCCCCTTAAGGAAGGACAGCATCCGCGCCTGGGCAGCCAGCGGATCAACCTGACGTTTCGCACCGCCGGATGACGGTGCAGAATTCAACCGCAAGACCCGGAGTGTTGCCACCCCACAGGCTCGCTACTGTAGACAAAACGGGCCAATGGACATAACGACCATGAACAGCACTTCGAACAATCTCGCCCCTGAACTAGATCCGCGCTGGGCCGCCGTGCTCGCCCGGGATCCGCGCGCCGATGGGCAATTCGTCTATGGCGTGAAAACCACCGGCATCTACTGCCACCCCAGCAGCCTGTCGCGGCTGCCCAACCCGCGTAACGTCGAGTTCTTCGACACCCCGGAACAAGCCCAGGCAGCCGGTTATCGCCCCAGCAAGCGCGCGGCCAGGGACCAGACCCAGGTCGCCGCCCAACAAGCGGCCCGGGTCGCGGCGGCCTGCCGGCAGATCGAGGCGGCCGAGGAGCTGCCGGGGCTGAATGAACTGGCAGCCAGCGCCGGCTTGAGCCCCTTCCATTTTCATCGGATCTTCAAGGCCATCACCGGCCTGACCCCCAAGGGTTACGCCGCCGCCCATCGCTCACGCAGGATGCGCGAGCGCCTGGCCGATGGTGGGACGATCACTGATGCGCTGTACGACGCCGGTTTCAATTCCAACAGCCGCTTCTATGAAGCCGCCGACAAAGTCCTCGGCATGAAACCCACCGACTACCGCGCCAAGGGCCAGAACACCGACATCCGTTTCGCCGTCGGCCAATGCTCCCTCGGGGCGATCCTGGTGGCGCAAAGCGAACGTGGCGTGTGCGCGATCCTGCTGGGAGACGACCCGGACACGCTGGTGCGGGACCTGCAAGACAAATTCCGTCGGGCCAATCTCATCGGTGCCGACCGCGAATTCGAGCAGTTGATCGCCCAAGTAGTGGGCTTTATCGAAGCCCCGGCGCTGGGCCTGGACCTGCCCCTGGACCTGCGCGGCACCGCGTTCCAGGAGCGGGTCTGGCAAGCCCTGCGGGACATTCCACCGGGCAGCACCGCCAGCTACGCCGAGATCGCCCAGCGCATCGGCATGCCCAAGGCCGTGCGCGCCGTGGCCCAGGCCTGCGGTGCCAACAGCCTGGCGGTGGCGATCCCTTGTCACCGGGTGGTGCGCAGCGACGGCAACCTGTCGGGCTATCGCTGGGGCGTGGAACGCAAGCGTCAGTTGCTGGCGCTGGAACGCTCGTCCGCGGACTGAACGCCAATGTAGATCGCCACGGATTCGTCGCCGCTGTAGACCTCGAAATCGGTGGTGAAGCGACGCAGTGTCTGCGGGTTATCGGCGAAGTACGCCCAGATCAGGCCCCAGGTCTGGATTACGCAATCGGGCATCGGCCCTTTGGCCGCAAACATCAGGTAGTCCCCGCCTTCGATGTCCACGGCGGGGTAGCCTGCGCTGGTCGCATCCACCTGCACCCCGGCCGTCACGTCGAAATAGCCGGTGGCGTCGGACTCGTAATTGGAATACACCCCGTAGACGAACGACTCCGACTGCCTGGCCGGAATCGTGTCGAACAGCTCTTCGGTGAAGAACTGCTGCCACATCGGACCGATCCTGGCCGTGTCGGGTTGCTGCTCGTCGGTGTTGCGGGTACGCACCTGCAGGCCGGCCACGGTGAAGGGTTCGACGGTCTTGAGTTTCACTTCCATGAGTCAGGCTCCTTGATGAATGAAGCCGCATGGTAACCCTCCCGTTGTGGGGATCAAGTTACGGTGCGCCATTGAAAAACTCGACTGGCCCTGGCCGGGGTACACCTGCTAAAAACGCTGTTTCCTTTCTGCCGTCGGAGACCCGCACATGAGCCAGTGGCCAGATACGCGCATTCTTGACCTGCTCGGAATCGAGCTGCCGATTATCCAGGGGCCGCTGGCCGGGGTGACCGGGCCGGACATGGTGGTGGCGACCTGCAATGCCGGCGGGCTGGGTTCGATGCCGGCGGCGATGCTGGATGTCGAGCAACTGCGCCAGGCACTGACGACCATCGGTGAACAGACCGACAAGCCATTCAATGTGAATTTTTTCTGTCACCAGCCGCCGGCGTTCGATGAACAGCGGGCCGAGGCCTGGAAGCAGCGGCTCAAGCCGTACTACCAGGAGCTGGGCGCGGACTTCGACACGCCGACGCCGGTGTCCAACCGCACGCCGTTCGATGATGCGGCCTGTCGCGTGCTGGAGGAGATGCGTCCGAAAGTGGTCAGTTTCCACTTCGGCCTACCGGAAAAATCCTTGCTGGATCGGGTGAAGGCCACTGGCGCGAAAATCCTTTCGTCGGCCACCACCGTCGAGGAAGCCATCTGGCTGGAACAGCACGGTTGCGACGCGATCATCGCCATGGGCTATGAAGCAGGCGGGCATCGCGGGATGTTTCTCAGTGACGACCTCAATACCCAGGTCGGGCTGTTCGCCTTGTTGCCCCAGGTGGTGGACGCGGTGAAGGTGCCGGTGATCGCTACCGGCGGCATTGGCGATGCGCGGGGGATCGTCGCGGCGTTTGCCCTTGGCGCCTCGGCGGTGCAACTGGGCAGCGCCTATCTGTTCACGCCCGAGGCCAAGATCAGCGCGTCCCATCACCGGGCGCTGCGCACAGCCAAGGAAAGCCA harbors:
- the galU gene encoding UTP--glucose-1-phosphate uridylyltransferase GalU, producing MIKKCLFPAAGYGTRFLPATKAMPKEMLPVVNKPLIQYGVEEALDAGLTEISIVTGRGKRALEDHFDISYELENQIKGTDKEKYLVGIRKLLDECSFSYTRQTEMKGLGHAILTGRPLIGDEPFAVVLADDLCVNLEGDGVLTQMVKLYKQFRCSIVAIQEVDPQETNKYGVIAGEMIRDDIYRVHSMVEKPKPEDAPSNLAIIGRYILTPDIFDLIEQTEPGKGGEIQITDALMKQAQNGCVMAYKFKGKRFDCGGAEGYIDATNFCFENFYKTGKAY
- a CDS encoding GyrI-like domain-containing protein gives rise to the protein MEVKLKTVEPFTVAGLQVRTRNTDEQQPDTARIGPMWQQFFTEELFDTIPARQSESFVYGVYSNYESDATGYFDVTAGVQVDATSAGYPAVDIEGGDYLMFAAKGPMPDCVIQTWGLIWAYFADNPQTLRRFTTDFEVYSGDESVAIYIGVQSADERSSASN
- a CDS encoding 2OG-Fe(II) oxygenase — protein: MPPTPSLPQHLADLDWPALEQSLDQDGCAIIRNLLLPAQCRLLSDLYAEPGLFRSRVIMARHGFGRGEYQYFRYPLPDLIQQLRQALYPMLVPLANRWNECMGLEVRYPDEHADFIQRCHVAGQQRPTPLLLQYGPQDYNCLHQDLYGEQVFPLQVAILLSEPGRDFSGGEFVLTEQRPRMQSRPQVIDLKQGDAVVFAVHQRPVKGVRGYYRVNMRHGVSCVHSGRRHTLGIIFHDAQ
- a CDS encoding DUF1883 domain-containing protein; translation: MKFIHQREHLNEDDIVVIECSQMCNIRLMNDANFRSFKNGGRHTYHGGAFDTFPARITAPSTGFWNITIDTVNRRAISVTRKPNLTHKIKIIRRSSSKLS
- a CDS encoding NAD(P)H-dependent flavin oxidoreductase, with the translated sequence MSQWPDTRILDLLGIELPIIQGPLAGVTGPDMVVATCNAGGLGSMPAAMLDVEQLRQALTTIGEQTDKPFNVNFFCHQPPAFDEQRAEAWKQRLKPYYQELGADFDTPTPVSNRTPFDDAACRVLEEMRPKVVSFHFGLPEKSLLDRVKATGAKILSSATTVEEAIWLEQHGCDAIIAMGYEAGGHRGMFLSDDLNTQVGLFALLPQVVDAVKVPVIATGGIGDARGIVAAFALGASAVQLGSAYLFTPEAKISASHHRALRTAKESQTAVTNLFTGRPARGIVNRVMREVGPMSPLAPAFPLAGGALMPLRAKDEADFSNLWAGQAFPLGRELSSAELTRRLAEETLARLNSRGSS
- the alkB gene encoding DNA oxidative demethylase AlkB: MMRSSDTPLTLDLFADQAPTTPGQVEQIGQQSFVLRGFALPWLEHLLPALESVLQAAPFRQMVTPGGFTMSVALSSCGALGWTTDRSGYRYTAHDPQTGQPWPEMPAVFRELAQAAARQAQFEHFEPDSCLINRYVPGARMSLHQDKNERSLAAPIVSVSLGLPAVFQFGGFERSDKSLRIPLLHGDIVVWGGVDRLRYHGVLPLKEGQHPRLGSQRINLTFRTAG
- the ada gene encoding bifunctional DNA-binding transcriptional regulator/O6-methylguanine-DNA methyltransferase Ada: MNSTSNNLAPELDPRWAAVLARDPRADGQFVYGVKTTGIYCHPSSLSRLPNPRNVEFFDTPEQAQAAGYRPSKRAARDQTQVAAQQAARVAAACRQIEAAEELPGLNELAASAGLSPFHFHRIFKAITGLTPKGYAAAHRSRRMRERLADGGTITDALYDAGFNSNSRFYEAADKVLGMKPTDYRAKGQNTDIRFAVGQCSLGAILVAQSERGVCAILLGDDPDTLVRDLQDKFRRANLIGADREFEQLIAQVVGFIEAPALGLDLPLDLRGTAFQERVWQALRDIPPGSTASYAEIAQRIGMPKAVRAVAQACGANSLAVAIPCHRVVRSDGNLSGYRWGVERKRQLLALERSSAD